DNA from Cyanobacteria bacterium GSL.Bin1:
TCCCTCAGGATCAGGAATAAAGCCGAGGCGATGATAAAACTGAACGACTTCGGCATCAGCAAAGAGCGTGATGTTGCTAATATCTTCTTGACGGAGGCGCTTAATTATATAATTCATTAAAGCTTTTCCCAGTCCTTTTCCTTGAGCTTGAGGATGAACCACCACATCCCAAATCGTTGCATTAAAGGCATGGTCAGAGGTAGCCCGAGCAAACCCAATCAAGCGTCTGCTAGCGCCTTTTTCCTCCCACATTGACACCACTAAAAAACTGTGTTGCATTGCTTTGCGAACTTTCCGCAGGGGGCGACGAGACCATCCAACGGCATCGCACAGTTCTTCGAGTTCATAAAGATCAATGGAGCGAGTTGTACTAAAAAGAATCTTTGTATCCTGTTGCGTCTCACCCTTTTTTAGCAAAGTCTCTTCCTCTGATGAAGTTGATGAAGGCGCGATCGCGTTTGAGCTACTATTAAATAAACTTTTCCAAAATGCCATGCGGTCTGCGAGTCGCTTATTCGTTAATTTCTAACCAGGTACATCCTGTAACTAGCTAGTCAGCTTTATCCCTTAAAGCTTCTTAAAAATCATAACATATCCCCCTTTTTGTCAACAGGGCTCTGATCGAGGCAGCTTCAGGATTATTCTGATTTATTCAATCACTATTTTTTTATTTAGTTATCAATTAAGTTAATGACTCTCCCCATCTAAAAACTGACTTAAATTGCTTGTCTATCAAGTCTTGCTCCGGTCTGAAAACCGTTGTCCACGGTCAAATTAAGTTAAGATAGCAATTAAGTTTAACTAGTTTCTTTGATATCCAAATCAGAGTCTTCGTGTGTCTGCCTAATCCTCTACAAGTCACTGTTGACATCAGTAACTATGCCCTCAATCAATATTTCTGGTATAACTCACGCCTATGACTTTCTTCCTGCTCAAATTCAAACCAACGCGCCGGTTGTCGTTTTGATTCACGGTTGGTTACTTAGTCGTCAATACTGGCAACCTCTTGTTCAAAATCTTACTCTCAATTATTCCTGTCTTTGCTACGATTTACGCGGATTTGGTGACTCGCAAGCATCCGATCAACAGAAGAGCAATTATAGTTTGCTGAGCTACGCTCATGACCTCAAAACGTTATTAGAAGAGCTAGAGATCAAAGAGGCTTGGTTAGTCGGTCACTCTCTTGGCGGTAGTATTGCCCTGTGGGCAGCTCAGTGCTTTTCAGAGCGAGTCCGAGGGGTCATTTGTTTGAATGCCGGTGGCGGTGTCTATTTGAAAGAAGAATTTGATCGCTTTCGCCAAGCGGGACAACAGTTAATTAAATATCGACCGCAATGGCTGCCTTATCTTCCTCTGATTGATGTCTTGTTTACTCGCGCGATGGTTGCCAAACCTCTTGCTCGATGTTGGGGTCGTCAACGGGTCATTGATTTTGTTAAAGCCGATGCTGTTGCAGCAGTGGGTTCCTTATTAGAGTCAACCACGGAAGCGGAAGTCCATCGCCTGCCGCAACTGGTTTCTCAACTCAAACAACCTGTGTATTTTGTAGCGGGGGAAAAAGATCGGATTATGGAACCCAAATATGTAGGCCATCTAGCGAGTTTCCATCATTTATTTCAATGTCAAGGAAATAATCTCATCGAGATTCCTGATTGTGGTCATATGTCAATGGTCGAGAAAACCGAGCAAGTGACAATAATTTTGGAAGAGATTTTATCGAAACAAGATCAAGCCGTTACCGACCCTGGTTAATTGTTCCTGACCTTCAATTATGTTAAGATATAGTTTGATGTGAGTATTAATTAATGATAAGGATTAGGCAAGAGAGAGCCGAACCTTGGAGATTTCAATCGACTCCTCTAAAAAAGCAGAAAGCTCTTGATCAAGGAAAAGGGACATTTATGGCTTTGTTGAAATGGGAAAAGTGATCCAGAACTCCTAGCTGTCCATGATGCATGATCGAGCCATACTCACGAAGTGACAGCTTTTATCATAAACTTGATTAAGCGCGATCAGTCTCTCAAATCTTCAAATTAGGTAAAAAGTTGGATGACGAAAGTAGTTCTCAACAATAATGAACAGATAGAGTCAGCCTTACGTCGCTTTAAACGTAAAGTATCTCAAGCAGGAATTTTTGCCGATATGAAAAAAAATCGGCACTTTGAGACCCCTGCTGAAAAGCGTAAACGAAAAGAAATCAGTCGGCACCGAGAACGTCGTCGGTTTCGTAATCGTAGAAATAAGAAGTAGAATTCCACAAGGAGCAACATGGTACAAGCAAAATCGGGCGACACCGTCCAAGTTCGCTACACAGGGAAATTAGAAGATGGAACGGTCTTTGATTCTTCTGAAGGTCGTGAACCCTTAGAATTTGCGATTGGAGAAGGTCAAATTATCCCTGGGTTTGAACAAGCAGTGATTGGCATGGCTGAGGGAGAATCGAAAACGGCAGAAATTCCCTCAGAAG
Protein-coding regions in this window:
- a CDS encoding GNAT family N-acetyltransferase, with protein sequence MAFWKSLFNSSSNAIAPSSTSSEEETLLKKGETQQDTKILFSTTRSIDLYELEELCDAVGWSRRPLRKVRKAMQHSFLVVSMWEEKGASRRLIGFARATSDHAFNATIWDVVVHPQAQGKGLGKALMNYIIKRLRQEDISNITLFADAEVVQFYHRLGFIPDPEGIKGMFWYPE
- a CDS encoding alpha/beta fold hydrolase, with product MPSINISGITHAYDFLPAQIQTNAPVVVLIHGWLLSRQYWQPLVQNLTLNYSCLCYDLRGFGDSQASDQQKSNYSLLSYAHDLKTLLEELEIKEAWLVGHSLGGSIALWAAQCFSERVRGVICLNAGGGVYLKEEFDRFRQAGQQLIKYRPQWLPYLPLIDVLFTRAMVAKPLARCWGRQRVIDFVKADAVAAVGSLLESTTEAEVHRLPQLVSQLKQPVYFVAGEKDRIMEPKYVGHLASFHHLFQCQGNNLIEIPDCGHMSMVEKTEQVTIILEEILSKQDQAVTDPG
- a CDS encoding 30S ribosomal protein S21; the protein is MTKVVLNNNEQIESALRRFKRKVSQAGIFADMKKNRHFETPAEKRKRKEISRHRERRRFRNRRNKK